A single window of Tetrapisispora phaffii CBS 4417 chromosome 16, complete genome DNA harbors:
- the SRF1 gene encoding phospholipase D regulator (similar to Saccharomyces cerevisiae YDL133W; ancestral locus Anc_7.297) — protein sequence MQAAHGEAVGHKSVGAMSLLEKSTETPSGSSSSDLPVGEHTANTNDTSMSANSERHGMKSRDASETVGNLNYYALNPTTVPPFVLDEDFKRLKTRNSNLLNTDTIFEDKSGIDYGKNVVTRDPFLNSDVEKWGQLVTNVGNHVTYISDQQTKTRMRSSQDMASASMVSAGGSSSMMDRVFDDEVQLNDLSSEWGGEERLNGVYNQPLFQNYHEVKNTMNNREWYEYISKIKDFYYQDGYNKHKQEAGRDGYADRAGQSDWLDEFSKEKERWRRFRKSKYQKWRPLVTELILNSHYVPLAFRLMIVILCAISLGIASRIFINSDDNSIASIDGRITQQASTVMAICVNSFAIVYSVYIAHDEFTGRPLGLRDPLRKLGLILLDLLFVIFSSANLALAFNTLFDPKWVCIDDTSTGTAGTGSNSKSFPKVAYICRKQRALSAFLFILMFTWVVTYAITIFRVVQRVRSQSPRF from the coding sequence ATGCAGGCTGCACATGGAGAGGCTGTTGGGCACAAGTCGGTGGGGGCAATGAGTTTGTTAGAGAAGAGCACCGAAACGCCAAGTGGCAGCAGTTCATCTGATCTGCCCGTCGGTGAACATACTGCCAACACAAACGACACTAGTATGAGTGCGAACAGCGAGCGACATGGCATGAAGTCTCGAGATGCAAGTGAAACGGTTGGAAACTTGAATTATTATGCTTTGAATCCCACAACGGTGCCTCCTTTCGTCTTGGATGAAGATTTTAAGAGGCTGAAAACAAGGAACAGCAACCTGTTGAACACGGACACTATTTTTGAAGACAAGAGTGGTATTGACTACGGAAAGAATGTGGTGACAAGGGACCCATTTTTGAATTCCGATGTGGAGAAGTGGGGGCAGCTCGTCACAAATGTAGGTAACCATGTCACGTACATTAGCGACCAACAAACGAAAACAAGAATGCGGTCATCGCAGGACATGGCCTCCGCCTCGATGGTCTCTGCAGGTGGATCCAGCTCCATGATGGACCGTGTATTCGACGACGAGGTCCAGTTGAATGATTTGAGTTCTGAATGGGGTGGGGAAGAGCGTCTTAACGGTGTCTACAACCAACCGTTATTCCAAAACTACCACGAGGTTAAAAACACAATGAACAACAGGGAGTGGTACGAGTACATCTCCAAGATCAAAGACTTCTACTACCAAGATGGCTACAATAAGCATAAGCAAGAGGCCGGCAGGGACGGCTATGCTGACCGTGCTGGCCAATCGGACTGGCTGGATGAATTCAGCAAGGAGAAAGAAAGATGGAGAAGGTTCAGAAAGAGCAAGTATCAGAAATGGAGACCTCTCGTGACAGAGCTGATTCTGAACTCGCACTACGTGCCTCTAGCGTTCCGACTCATGATCGTCATACTATGTGCCATCTCACTCGGGATAGCCTCTAGGATCTTTATAAACTCAGACGACAACTCCATTGCCTCTATTGACGGCAGAATCACGCAACAAGCATCCACCGTGATGGCCATCTGTGTCAATTCGTTTGCAATCGTGTACAGTGTGTACATTGCACACGACGAATTCACAGGAAGACCGTTGGGTCTAAGAGACCCCCTCCGAAAGCTAGGCCTGATCTTATTAGACTTGCTGTTTGTCATTTTCTCCAGCGCAAACCTAGCGCTTGCATTCAACACGTTGTTTGATCCCAAATGGGTCTGCATCGATGACACTTCCACAGGAACGGCCGGGACCGGCAGCAACTCGAAATCGTTCCCAAAAGTGGCATACATCTGTCGCAAACAACGAGCATTATCTGCATTCCTGTTCATACTGATGTTCACATGGGTGGTAACATACGCCATCACCATTTTCAGAGTGGTGCAAAGAGTCAGATCTCAATCGCCGCGGTTCTAA
- the RDI1 gene encoding Rdi1p (similar to Saccharomyces cerevisiae RDI1 (YDL135C); ancestral locus Anc_7.303), producing MSEPVNDNEFEDGNIDNYKVSAKKTVDEYKNLDAEDESLAKWKASLGLSSDVLPLEFPGDKRKVVVLKIQLLVDTEPKPIEFDLTSEETIKELSSKRYKVKEKSTYKLKIIFKVQHEIITGLRYVQYIKKAGIAVDKIDDHLGSYAPNTSAKPFYEVELPESEAPSGMLARGKYSAVSKFIDDDKMNHLTLNWGVEIVKK from the coding sequence ATGAGCGAACCtgttaatgataatgaatttgaagacGGTAATATCGACAACTATAAGGTATCCGCAAAGAAAACTGTCGATGAGTATAAGAATCTAGATGCGGAAGATGAGTCCCTCGCTAAATGGAAGGCCTCTCTGGGGCTGAGTTCAGATGTCCTGCCACTAGAGTTCCCAGGAGACAAGAGAAAAGTTGTTGTCTTGAAGATTCAATTGTTGGTTGATACTGAACCAAAAccaattgaatttgatCTTACTTCGGAAGAGACTATTAAAGAGTTATCCTCAAAACGTTACAAAGTGAAAGAGAAATCCACCTACAAATTGAAGATTATCTTCAAAGTTCAACATGAAATCATCACTGGCTTGAGATACGttcaatatattaagaAGGCTGGTATTGCCGTTGATAAAATCGACGATCATTTAGGTTCATACGCTCCTAACACATCTGCAAAACCTTTCTACGAAGTTGAATTGCCAGAAAGTGAAGCACCAAGTGGGATGCTCGCAAGAGGTAAGTACAGCGCAgtttctaaatttattgacGATGATAAAATGAATCACTTAACTTTGAACTGGGGTgttgaaattgttaaaaaatga
- the CDC53 gene encoding cullin CDC53 (similar to Saccharomyces cerevisiae CDC53 (YDL132W); ancestral locus Anc_7.296) yields the protein MTDILPRSDDLEATWNFIEPAINQILGQNDQELVNKRVNKILSPTMYMEVYTAIYNYCVNKSRSTGQFSSDRVHSNGQSSILIGSEIYEKLKHFLKRYITNFTKKENETFLEFYVRRWKRFTIGSIFLNHAFDYMNRYWVQKERSDGKRDIFDVNTLCLITWKQVMFDSNSELLANEILQQITMERNEQSVHQSNLITAIKSFVALGIDPQDLKKLNLNVYLQNFEKPFLTSTEEYYTKFSNEFLENHSVTDYISKARNIIYQEEESMSIYWDEHTRKPLSETLNAVLITKHVKKLEDEFVTLLDARDEINISALYILMQRDFTLMPQLANVFEQYIKKTGEDEVLKLLKMFPSANGSQKTPALIIPPKEYIKKLIEVYKIFLNITQKCFNNDPLFTKALDNACRSYVNVNAYAIPPGNTNVSVNLLTSKTPEMLAKYSDQLLKKSTKPEISNDMNVDDIMMIFKFLTDKDAFETHYRRLFAKRLIHGTSTRDSDEESIIQRLQSENSMEYTGKIAKMFQDVRLSKIVEEEFNSSVKELPDYSPLKYPELEPFILAETMWPFQYQESEYTVPPDLKPSFTKLEDMYITKHSGRILKWLYPLCRGELQANIAKTHNAPFNFTVTLYQMSILLLYNGSENNQLTLEQIQEGTNLKINNIAASMIPFIKYKLIQQVPPGLNNLIQNDTIFKLNTPYKALKPKINFASGVKNDIMNLINANTNSNNTSNGGATNAGPDMGSNTNLSENEKIAKELNIERQIYLEACIVRIMKTNRTMPHTTLINDVIQQAHQRFNPKIAMIKKAIDNLIQKEYLVRGEDGESYRYLA from the coding sequence ATGACTGATATATTGCCTAGATCTGACGATTTGGAGGCCACTTGGAACTTCATTGAGCCCGCTATCAACCAGATTTTGGGTCAGAACGATCAGGAGCTAGTTAATAAGCGAGTTAATAAGATTTTATCGCCTACTATGTACATGGAAGTTTACACAGCGATTTACAACTACTGTGTGAATAAATCAAGGTCGACAGGGCAGTTCAGCTCAGATAGGGTCCACAGCAATGGACAATCTTCCATTTTGATCGGCAGtgaaatatatgaaaaGTTGAAACATTTCTTAAAGAGATACATCACTAATTTCACcaagaaagaaaatgaaaccTTTTTGGAATTTTACGTTAGACGGTGGAAGAGGTTCACAATTGGTTCTATCTTCTTGAATCATGCATTCGACTATATGAATAGATACTGGGTGCAGAAGGAGAGAAGCGATGGGAAAAGAGATATATTCGACGTCAATACTTTATGTTTGATCACTTGGAAACAAGTCATGTTTGATTCGAACAGTGAACTTCTGGctaatgaaattttacaGCAAATTACGATGGAGAGAAACGAACAATCTGTTCACCAAAGCAATTTAATTACAGCAATTAAATCGTTCGTGGCATTAGGAATCGACCCTCAggatttaaagaaattgaatttaaatgtttatttacaaaattttgaaaaaccGTTCTTAACCAGCACAGAAGAGTATTACACCAAGTTTTCAAATGAATTCTTAGAAAATCATTCAGTGACTGATTATATCTCGAAAGCACgtaatattatttaccaagaagaagaatctATGTCTATTTACTGGGATGAACATACAAGAAAGCCATTATCCGAGACGCTGAATGCAGTATTGATTACAAAACATGTCAAAAAATTGGAGGATGAGTTTGTCACTTTATTAGACGCTAgagatgaaattaatatctCTGCattgtatatattaatgCAGAGAGATTTCACGTTGATGCCACAGTTAGCTAATGTTTTTGAACAGTACATTAAGAAGACCGGGGAGGATGAAGTgttaaaattgttaaagATGTTCCCAAGCGCTAATGGTAGCCAGAAGACCCCTGCATTGATAATCCCTCCAAAGgaatatatcaaaaaattaatcGAAGTTTAcaagatatttttaaatataactCAAAAATGTTTCAATAACGATCCATTATTCACAAAGGCTCTGGACAATGCCTGTAGATCATATGTTAACGTAAATGCATATGCCATTCCACCAGGTAATACAAATGTGTCAGTTAATTTACTTACATCGAAGACTCCCGAGATGTTAGCTAAATATAGTGATCAACTATTAAAGAAATCCACTAAGCCAGAAATTTCCAATGACATGAACGTCGACGatataatgatgatatttaaatttttaacagATAAGGATGCATTTGAAACTCATTATAGAAGATTATTTGCTAAAAGATTGATTCATGGCACGTCCACTAGAGATTCGGATGAAGAAAGTATCATCCAAAGGCTACAATCTGAGAACAGTATGGAATACACTGGTAAGATTGCTAAGATGTTCCAAGATGTGAGATTATCAAAGATTGTGGAAGAGGAGTTCAACTCGTCTGTGAAAGAGTTACCAGACTACTCGCCATTGAAGTACCCTGAGTTGGAACCATTTATTCTTGCTGAGACGATGTGGCCGTTCCAATATCAAGAATCAGAATATACCGTTCCACCAGACTTGAAACCATCCTTCACGAAGCTAGAAGATATGTATATTACCAAACATAGCGGCAGAATTTTGAAATGGTTGTATCCACTTTGTCGTGGTGAGTTACAGGCTAACATAGCTAAGACCCACAATGCACCATTCAATTTCACTGTGACGCTATATCAAATGTcgattttattattatataatggTTCTGAGAATAACCAATTGACTTTGGAACAAATCCAAGAAGGTACGAATCTAAAGATCAACAACATTGCCGCCTCTATGATTCCCtttataaaatacaaattgATTCAACAAGTACCACCTGGCTTAAACAATCTAATCCAAAACGATacaattttcaaattgaaCACTCCATACAAAGCTCTGAAACCAAAGATCAACTTTGCAAGCGGGGTGAAGAACGATATAATGAATCTAATCAACGCCAACACCAATAGTAATAACACCAGCAACGGTGGTGCGACGAATGCCGGTCCCGACATGGGGTCGAATACAAACTTGAGTGAGAACGAGAAGATCGCCAAAGAATTGAACATAGAGAGACAGATATACTTAGAGGCGTGCATTGTGAGGATCATGAAGACGAACCGAACCATGCCACACACAACGTTAATCAACGATGTAATCCAACAAGCACATCAGAGGTTCAATCCAAAGATTGCAATGATCAAGAAAGCCATCGATAACTTAATCCAGAAGGAGTACCTAGTAAGAGGCGAAGACGGCGAGTCCTACCGATACCTAGCATGA
- the TPHA0P00900 gene encoding ADP-ribosylation factor family protein (similar to Saccharomyces cerevisiae ARF2 (YDL137W) and ARF1 (YDL192W); ancestral locus Anc_7.307) — protein MGLFASKLFSNLFGNKEMRILMVGLDGAGKTTVLYKLKLGEVITTIPTIGFNVETVQYKNISFTVWDVGGQDRIRSLWRHYYRNTEGVIFVVDSNDRSRIGEAREVMQRMLNEDELRNAVWLVFANKQDLPEAMSAAEITEKLGLHSIRNRPWFIQSTCATSGEGLYEGLEWLSNNLKNQT, from the coding sequence ATGGGTTTATTTGCTTCAAAATTGTTTAGTAACCTTTTTGGTAACAAGGAGATGAGAATCCTGATGGTTGGTTTAGATGGTGCCGGTAAGACTACTGTTTtgtataaattaaaattaggGGAAGTTATTACTACCATCCCAACTATTGGTTTCAATGTCGAGACTGttcaatataaaaacatCTCTTTCACTGTATGGGATGTTGGTGGACAAGACAGAATCAGATCTCTATGGAGACATTATTACAGAAACACCGAGGGTGTTATTTTCGTTGTCGATTCCAACGATAGATCTCGTATTGGTGAAGCCAGAGAAGTCATGCAAAGAATGTTGAATGAAGACGAATTGAGAAACGCGGTCTGGTTGGTCTTTGCTAACAAGCAAGATTTGCCAGAAGCCATGTCGGCTGCTGAGATCACCGAGAAGTTGGGCTTACACTCCATTAGAAACAGACCTTGGTTCATTCAATCGACTTGTGCTACCTCTGGTGAGGGTTTGTACGAGGGTTTAGAATGGTTAAGTAACAACTTAAAGAACCAAACTTAG
- the TPHA0P00880 gene encoding serine/threonine-protein phosphatase (similar to Saccharomyces cerevisiae PPH22 (YDL188C) and PPH21 (YDL134C); ancestral locus Anc_7.302), translated as MSTEVDVDVPMQDAEQSDLDLELELEDELMKPGSSGIADHKSAEPVKLTTTSIGQLDAWIEKLVKCEVLSEDEVARLCKMAVDVLQFEENVQPVNVPVTICGDVHGQFHDLIELFKIGGPCPDTNYLFMGDYVDRGYYSVETVSYLVAMKVRYPSRITILRGNHESRQITQVYGFYDECLRKYGSASVWKMFTDLFDYFPITALVDNQIFCLHGGLSPMIETVDQVRDLNRIQEVPHEGPMCDLLWSDPDDRGGWGISPRGAGFTFGQDISEQFNHTNNLSLIARAHQLVMEGFSWSHQQNVITIFSAPNYCYRCGNQAAIMEVDENHNRQLLQYDPSIRPGEPTVTRKTPDYFL; from the coding sequence ATGAGCACAGAGGTGGATGTCGATGTGCCTATGCAGGATGCAGAGCAGAGCGATTTGGATTTGGAGTTGGAGTTAGAGGACGAGTTGATGAAGCCGGGGTCCTCCGGCATTGCTGACCACAAGTCTGCGGAGCCCGTCAAGTTGACAACGACCTCCATCGGGCAGTTGGATGCGTGGATTGAGAAACTGGTGAAATGCGAGGTGCTGTCGGAGGACGAGGTTGCGAGGCTGTGCAAGATGGCTGTCGACGTGCTGCAGTTCGAGGAGAACGTCCAGCCTGTCAATGTGCCGGTCACCATCTGCGGTGATGTACACGGCCAGTTCCACGACCTGATCGAGCTGTTCAAGATCGGTGGTCCCTGTCCAGATACTAACTATCTGTTCATGGGGGACTACGTCGACAGAGGTTATTACTCCGTCGAGACCGTCTCGTACCTGGTGGCGATGAAAGTTAGATACCCAAGCAGAATCACCATACTGAGAGGCAATCACGAGTCGAGACAGATCACGCAAGTCTACGGGTTCTACGACGAATGTTTGAGGAAGTACGGGAGTGCGTCCGTGTGGAAGATGTTCACCGACTTGTTCGATTACTTCCCCATTACTGCATTGGTCGacaatcaaatattctGTCTGCATGGTGGTTTGTCTCCAATGATCGAGACCGTCGACCAGGTCAGAGATCTCAATAGAATACAAGAAGTCCCTCACGAAGGCCCTATGTGCGACCTGTTGTGGAGTGACCCTGATGACCGCGGCGGATGGGGTATCAGTCCAAGAGGTGCAGGTTTCACCTTTGGCCAAGATATCAGTGAGCAGTTCAACCACACAAACAACCTGTCCTTGATCGCAAGAGCACACCAACTGGTAATGGAAGGCTTTTCTTGGTCCCACCAGCAAAACGTCATCACCATTTTCAGTGCTCCCAATTACTGCTACAGATGCGGTAACCAAGCAGCTATCATGGAAGTGGATGAGAATCACAACAGACAATTACTGCAATATGATCCATCAATCAGACCCGGCGAACCAACTGTAACAAGAAAGACCCCAGATTACTTCTTATAG
- the MRX19 gene encoding Mrx19p (similar to Saccharomyces cerevisiae YDL183C; ancestral locus Anc_7.298) has protein sequence MFGIIRRHISIGRSGFFARDHRLLLVPLSEQDVFFHYEYPHRLVNMDRRVVKLDRWMTRKAHGVWDRFGKSENRVNRYLYGQVSKFVENVPWEEESLRRFPIETHLHGVETVAMYGPYQVGDEMQEVTATLNKKLAVLEPQYKRQIALCVAAMPLTIPIMLIPLVPNIPSFILCYRVYCHYRSLHGLKMFKSILNDKARHTYMQLTDFPAMPCRGAGRGADGMRRYSKRVAEYAGLPSLATALLKADQQRHVTDT, from the coding sequence ATGTTCGGTATCATAAGAAGACACATCAGTATTGGCCGCAGTGGGTTTTTTGCCAGAGACCACCGGCTGCTGCTTGTGCCATTGAGTGAGCAAGACGTATTTTTCCACTACGAGTATCCCCATCGACTAGTGAATATGGACCGCCGAGTGGTGAAACTCGACCGGTGGATGACTAGGAAAGCGCATGGTGTCTGGGACAGGTTCGGCAAGAGCGAGAACAGGGTGAACAGGTACCTGTATGGGCAGGTCAGTAAGTTTGTGGAGAACGTGCCTTGGGAGGAAGAGAGCCTGCGCCGGTTCCCGATCGAGACACATCTGCACGGCGTGGAGACGGTTGCCATGTATGGGCCTTATCAAGTCGGCGACGAGATGCAAGAGGTGACCGCCACGCTCAACAAGAAACTGGCGGTGCTGGAGCCGCAGTACAAGCGACAGATAGCACTCTGCGTGGCGGCAATGCCCTTGACCATACCCATCATGCTGATCCCGTTGGTGCCGAACATCCCTTCTTTTATTCTGTGCTACCGTGTGTACTGCCACTACCGCTCGCTGCATGGCCTGAAGATGTTCAAGAGCATCCTGAATGACAAGGCCAGGCATACCTACATGCAGCTGACAGATTTCCCTGCGATGCCCTGCCGTGGTGCTGGCCGTGGTGCTGATGGCATGCGACGCTACAGCAAGCGTGTTGCCGAGTACGCCGGCCTGCCGTCGCTAGCGACCGCGCTGCTGAAGGCGGACCAACAGCGTCACGTGACTGACACGTGA